The Leifsonia williamsii genome includes a region encoding these proteins:
- a CDS encoding sugar phosphate isomerase/epimerase family protein gives MTEPIISDPIISVQLWSVREEIAERGWDAVVDALAAAGFEHVEPFHVSRTLPELAPALARTGITTPTVHGELLGDELPRTIDAAAEAGATLVMHPSFPAERWHEPDGRLAVGRIADDLERAAELAAPLGMRVAFHNHDDDLRVAVDGRPALLALMERVGPSVGVEFDPYWATIAGVDVPATIRALGGRILAVHLKDGPLDGVNEDQVAVGDGELDWPSFVALVPPAAPLVIGLDEFRGSTLDAVIRSRRRVVELVAARDGRR, from the coding sequence ATGACCGAACCCATCATCTCCGACCCCATCATCTCGGTGCAGCTGTGGAGCGTCCGCGAGGAGATCGCCGAGCGCGGCTGGGACGCGGTCGTCGACGCGCTCGCCGCGGCCGGCTTCGAGCACGTCGAGCCGTTCCACGTCTCCCGCACGCTGCCCGAGCTCGCTCCCGCCCTGGCGCGCACGGGCATCACGACGCCGACCGTGCACGGGGAGCTGCTCGGCGACGAGCTGCCGCGCACCATCGACGCGGCGGCGGAGGCCGGGGCGACGCTGGTGATGCACCCCTCCTTCCCGGCCGAGCGCTGGCACGAGCCGGACGGCCGCCTCGCGGTGGGCCGGATCGCCGACGACCTCGAGCGCGCCGCCGAGCTGGCAGCACCGCTCGGGATGCGGGTGGCCTTCCACAACCACGACGACGACCTCCGCGTCGCCGTCGACGGCCGCCCCGCCCTGCTCGCGCTGATGGAGCGGGTGGGCCCGTCGGTCGGCGTCGAGTTCGACCCGTACTGGGCCACGATCGCGGGCGTCGACGTGCCGGCGACGATCCGCGCCCTCGGCGGGCGGATCCTCGCGGTGCACCTCAAGGACGGGCCGCTCGACGGCGTCAACGAGGACCAGGTCGCGGTCGGCGACGGTGAGCTGGACTGGCCGTCATTCGTCGCGCTGGTGCCTCCCGCGGCGCCCCTCGTGATCGGGCTGGACGAGTTCCGGGGGTCGACGCTGGACGCCGTCATCCGCAGCCGCCGGCGCGTGGTGGAGCTGGTCGCGGCGCGCGACGGTCGCCGGTAG
- a CDS encoding TerC/Alx family metal homeostasis membrane protein has product MQVTPLIWIVTIAVTIAFFVYEFFAHVRKPHEPTIGESARWSAFYVGLALLFGVGVGVVSGWDFGGQYFAGYLTEKALSVDNLFVFLLLMSAFAVPKAYQQKVLMIGILIALVLRGAFIAVGATLIDNYSWIFYLFGALLLFLAWRQAFGSHDSDPSQGTVMRFVRRHLPVTEEYHRDRLTVRIDGRRFVTPMLLTIIAISLIDVVFAVDSIPAIYGLTSEAYLVFTANAFALMGLRQLFFLIGGLLQRLVYLAQGLAVILAFIGVKLVLHALHVNELPFINGGEHIDWIPEIPTWFSLAFIGATIAVAAVASQRKTKGKGEGKGEVEAAPSEQAEVPARPHGEH; this is encoded by the coding sequence GTGCAGGTCACCCCGCTCATCTGGATCGTCACGATCGCCGTGACGATCGCCTTCTTCGTCTACGAGTTCTTCGCCCATGTGCGCAAGCCGCACGAGCCCACGATCGGCGAGTCCGCCCGCTGGTCCGCCTTCTACGTCGGCCTGGCGCTGCTGTTCGGCGTCGGGGTCGGCGTGGTGTCGGGCTGGGACTTCGGCGGTCAGTACTTCGCCGGCTACCTGACCGAGAAGGCGCTGTCGGTCGACAACCTGTTCGTGTTCCTGCTGCTGATGTCGGCCTTCGCGGTGCCGAAGGCGTACCAGCAGAAGGTGCTGATGATCGGCATCCTGATCGCGCTCGTTCTGCGCGGCGCGTTCATCGCGGTCGGCGCGACGCTGATCGACAACTACTCGTGGATCTTCTACCTGTTCGGCGCGCTGCTGCTGTTCCTCGCCTGGCGCCAGGCGTTCGGCTCCCACGACTCCGACCCCAGCCAGGGCACGGTGATGCGATTCGTGCGCCGCCACCTCCCCGTCACGGAGGAGTACCACCGCGACCGGCTCACCGTCCGCATCGACGGCCGCCGCTTCGTCACCCCGATGCTGCTCACGATCATCGCGATCAGCCTCATCGACGTCGTCTTCGCGGTCGACTCCATCCCGGCGATCTACGGCCTGACGAGCGAGGCCTACCTCGTCTTCACCGCGAACGCCTTCGCGCTGATGGGCCTGCGCCAGCTGTTCTTCCTGATCGGCGGGCTGCTCCAGCGCCTCGTCTACCTGGCGCAGGGCCTCGCCGTCATCCTGGCGTTCATCGGCGTCAAGCTGGTGCTGCACGCCCTCCACGTGAACGAGCTGCCTTTCATCAACGGCGGCGAGCACATCGACTGGATCCCCGAGATCCCGACCTGGTTCTCGCTGGCCTTCATCGGCGCCACGATCGCGGTCGCGGCGGTGGCGAGCCAGCGGAAGACCAAGGGGAAGGGCGAGGGCAAGGGCGAGGTGGAGGCTGCGCCGAGCGAGCAGGCGGAGGTCCCGGCGCGCCCGCACGGCGAGCACTGA
- a CDS encoding ester cyclase has translation MVQTQIHPPALRIMERMLTEGFAAGRTEVVDELCSPDIVEHQFDLAGTGAEALGKLKACMTAVHAAFPDLRFTVEDWTQTGDHDDAAPTIWVRARGAGTNTGPFLGAPTGLPVQFTVFDVARIEEGRIVEHWGVPDRFEVLVRTGRVAAGPR, from the coding sequence ATGGTTCAGACACAGATCCATCCGCCCGCCCTCCGCATTATGGAGCGCATGCTGACCGAGGGCTTCGCCGCCGGTCGCACGGAGGTCGTCGACGAGCTGTGCTCCCCCGACATCGTGGAGCACCAGTTCGACCTGGCCGGCACCGGCGCAGAAGCGCTCGGAAAGCTCAAGGCGTGCATGACGGCCGTGCACGCGGCGTTCCCCGACCTCCGGTTCACCGTCGAGGACTGGACGCAGACCGGCGACCACGACGACGCAGCACCCACGATCTGGGTGCGCGCCAGGGGCGCCGGGACCAACACCGGTCCCTTCCTGGGCGCGCCGACGGGCCTGCCCGTGCAGTTCACCGTCTTCGACGTCGCGCGCATCGAGGAGGGCCGCATCGTCGAGCACTGGGGGGTGCCCGACCGGTTCGAGGTCCTCGTGCGGACCGGGAGGGTGGCAGCCGGGCCGCGCTGA
- a CDS encoding fibronectin type III domain-containing protein, which translates to MTPRPLPGSALPGTGAPSHAARRPRLGRRLLAAVGAAALLTSAWPLAASAAPVVGGTGTPVPYTEQGSPVPIGQNVTITSDAGSPSTYGGGYIDFQIDGDTASSLLSLRSDAAPSTASGVISIVGGVAYRGNGTTADVIGSVDENIDGTNGHLRVNFTSPFSNSSFEDGITGWTPVEQRIDLGVTDLAGFPSLETGTYPSGGAAPYGAPTNQDNTAPQRPGTFSVTRDNSQATDGVSSLSLSSSGMTTTQGCDVVHGPAVYSDVFPASQGDQIYFDWRAFYGDDAYDVLGYVLNTDDGTTTPVLDATGTEAGNTEWATVNAAIPKNGNYRFVFVSGTFDFSCGRAAGASLRIDNVRVYGTKANDAAAQEIARRLLFSSTSDNPPTTPQTLTVTVKDTTGKTGTNIQPGVQIAPVDDAPTIDTPAAIAFTNTEAAPETFAAQTGTLSAADPDSTGFTYGVTGASASSAVAGYDLAKAGASGTLYVNSTTGAYRFEPDAAAIDRTLVSATDAFAVTVTADGKQAQAQLSVAITVAVAGTAHAPTGLQAAPGDASARLTWTAPDWTGGAAVTGYRIETSTDGGTTWVEAVADTGSADTSATVTGLQNGTDTRFRVSAITSEGTGAASDPASTTPRTAASPVTVVSVKPGNHTLTVDFAPPASTGGTPVTGYEYSLDGGKTWTAFDASVSPLVVRGLDNGTDYAFTMRAVTAAGPGAATDVRTVQATVSPVLLPGDGGQVLPELEPGQTRMYIDGELVTVKTSYQDGVLTIQGDGYTLRISADDENGVRTDANGRIVIQHGGAVHVSGSGFKPGSTADLWLFSAPVLLGEPTVDRDGAFAATYSIPASTPAGPHTLQINGLSADGALRTAVTGVVLEAAAAPSGSGAGSGAAPVATVGSGLASTGSDAASAVIAGGVAGALVLLGAVVLLVTRLRRRHSA; encoded by the coding sequence ATGACACCCCGCCCCCTGCCCGGATCCGCCCTGCCCGGAACCGGCGCCCCCTCCCACGCCGCCCGCCGCCCCCGACTCGGCCGGCGCCTCCTCGCCGCCGTCGGCGCCGCGGCCCTGCTGACCTCGGCGTGGCCGCTCGCCGCGAGCGCCGCCCCCGTCGTCGGGGGCACCGGCACGCCCGTCCCGTACACCGAGCAGGGCTCCCCGGTGCCCATCGGTCAGAACGTGACCATCACGAGCGACGCCGGCAGCCCCTCCACCTACGGCGGCGGGTACATCGACTTCCAGATCGACGGCGACACCGCCTCCTCGTTGCTCTCGCTGCGCAGTGACGCGGCGCCCAGCACGGCGAGCGGAGTGATCTCGATCGTCGGCGGCGTCGCGTACCGCGGCAACGGCACGACGGCCGACGTCATCGGGTCGGTGGACGAGAACATCGACGGCACGAACGGCCACCTGCGGGTGAACTTCACGAGCCCGTTCTCGAACTCGAGCTTCGAGGACGGGATCACCGGCTGGACGCCGGTGGAGCAGCGGATCGACCTCGGCGTCACCGACCTCGCCGGCTTCCCGTCGCTGGAGACGGGCACCTACCCCTCCGGTGGCGCCGCGCCCTACGGGGCGCCGACGAACCAGGACAACACCGCGCCGCAGCGGCCCGGCACCTTCTCCGTCACGCGCGACAACAGCCAAGCCACCGATGGCGTCTCGAGCCTGTCGCTGTCGTCCTCCGGGATGACCACCACGCAGGGCTGCGACGTCGTGCACGGGCCGGCCGTGTACAGCGACGTGTTCCCGGCCTCGCAGGGCGACCAGATCTACTTCGACTGGCGCGCCTTCTACGGCGACGACGCGTACGACGTGCTCGGCTACGTGCTCAACACCGACGACGGCACCACGACGCCGGTGCTCGACGCCACCGGCACCGAGGCGGGCAACACGGAGTGGGCGACGGTCAACGCGGCCATTCCGAAGAACGGCAACTACCGCTTCGTCTTCGTCTCGGGCACCTTCGACTTCAGCTGCGGCCGGGCCGCCGGCGCCTCCCTGCGCATCGACAACGTGCGCGTCTACGGCACCAAGGCCAACGACGCCGCCGCTCAGGAGATCGCGCGCCGCCTGCTCTTCAGCAGCACGTCGGACAACCCGCCGACCACGCCGCAGACGCTCACCGTGACCGTCAAGGACACCACGGGCAAGACCGGGACGAACATCCAGCCGGGAGTCCAGATCGCCCCCGTCGACGACGCGCCGACGATCGACACCCCGGCCGCCATCGCCTTCACCAACACGGAGGCGGCCCCGGAGACCTTCGCCGCGCAGACCGGCACCCTCTCGGCCGCCGACCCCGACAGCACCGGTTTCACCTACGGCGTGACCGGAGCGTCGGCGAGCTCGGCCGTCGCCGGGTACGACCTCGCGAAGGCCGGCGCCTCCGGCACGCTGTACGTGAACTCGACGACCGGCGCCTACCGCTTCGAGCCCGACGCGGCGGCCATCGACCGCACGCTCGTCAGCGCCACCGACGCGTTCGCGGTGACCGTCACAGCGGACGGCAAGCAGGCTCAGGCCCAGCTCTCCGTCGCGATCACGGTCGCCGTGGCCGGTACGGCGCACGCCCCGACCGGCCTCCAGGCCGCCCCCGGCGACGCCTCCGCCCGTCTCACCTGGACGGCGCCGGACTGGACCGGCGGCGCGGCCGTCACCGGCTACCGGATCGAGACCTCGACGGACGGTGGAACGACCTGGGTGGAGGCCGTGGCCGACACCGGCTCGGCCGACACCTCCGCCACCGTCACAGGCCTGCAGAACGGCACCGACACCCGGTTCCGCGTCAGCGCGATCACCTCGGAGGGCACCGGAGCCGCGAGCGACCCGGCGTCCACCACGCCGCGCACCGCGGCCTCCCCGGTCACCGTCGTCTCGGTGAAGCCCGGCAACCACACCCTCACCGTCGACTTCGCCCCGCCGGCCAGCACGGGCGGCACGCCGGTGACCGGCTACGAGTACTCGCTGGACGGCGGCAAGACCTGGACGGCGTTCGACGCGAGCGTCAGCCCCCTGGTGGTCCGCGGCCTCGACAACGGCACCGACTACGCATTCACCATGCGCGCGGTCACCGCCGCGGGCCCCGGCGCCGCGACCGACGTGCGCACGGTGCAGGCGACCGTCTCGCCCGTGCTGCTGCCCGGCGACGGCGGCCAGGTCCTCCCGGAGTTGGAGCCCGGCCAGACGCGGATGTACATCGACGGCGAGCTGGTGACGGTGAAGACCTCGTACCAGGACGGCGTGCTCACCATCCAGGGCGACGGCTACACCCTCCGCATCAGCGCCGACGACGAGAACGGCGTGCGGACCGACGCGAACGGCCGGATCGTGATCCAGCACGGCGGAGCGGTCCACGTCTCGGGCAGCGGCTTCAAGCCGGGCTCGACGGCCGACCTCTGGCTGTTCAGCGCCCCCGTGCTGCTCGGCGAGCCGACCGTCGACCGCGACGGCGCCTTCGCCGCGACCTACAGCATCCCGGCGAGCACCCCGGCGGGGCCGCACACGCTGCAGATCAACGGTCTGTCGGCCGACGGCGCCCTGCGCACCGCGGTGACGGGTGTGGTGCTGGAGGCTGCGGCCGCGCCGAGCGGCTCCGGTGCCGGCTCCGGTGCCGCGCCGGTCGCGACCGTGGGCTCGGGCCTCGCCTCGACCGGCTCCGACGCGGCCTCGGCCGTGATCGCGGGCGGCGTCGCGGGAGCGCTCGTCCTGCTGGGAGCCGTCGTGCTCCTGGTGACGCGCCTGCGCCGGCGGCACAGCGCCTGA
- a CDS encoding TetR/AcrR family transcriptional regulator — MTSIDLVDAQVKKPSSYRQEQAEATRLRIALAAQTLFARDGYAVTSIDAIAREAGVGTRTVYAVYGAKREILNAICERWLERARARELAKEILEEPDATARVAGAARWLTTLYATDFDVVRILDAAMDEDAETQSLLRSKLRGRNRVMDGLIASVESSLVLPLADAQAIYRALAASGVYNELVVTEQWGPERFQEWLRRTLSTQLLGAADGDQQRARPEARKR, encoded by the coding sequence ATGACTAGTATCGACCTCGTGGATGCGCAGGTCAAGAAGCCGTCGTCGTACCGGCAGGAGCAGGCCGAGGCGACCAGGCTGCGCATCGCGCTGGCGGCACAGACCCTCTTCGCCCGCGACGGCTACGCGGTCACCAGCATCGACGCCATCGCGCGGGAGGCCGGGGTCGGCACCCGCACGGTGTACGCGGTCTACGGCGCCAAGCGCGAGATCCTCAACGCGATCTGCGAGCGCTGGCTGGAGCGTGCCAGGGCGCGGGAGCTGGCGAAGGAGATCCTGGAGGAGCCGGACGCGACCGCGCGCGTCGCGGGGGCCGCGCGCTGGCTGACGACGCTGTACGCGACGGACTTCGACGTGGTGCGCATCCTCGATGCGGCGATGGACGAGGACGCCGAGACGCAGAGCCTCCTGCGCTCCAAGCTCCGCGGCCGCAACCGCGTCATGGACGGCCTGATCGCCTCGGTCGAGTCGTCGCTGGTGCTGCCGCTGGCCGACGCGCAGGCGATCTACCGCGCCCTCGCGGCGAGTGGCGTCTACAACGAGCTGGTGGTCACCGAGCAGTGGGGGCCGGAGCGGTTCCAGGAGTGGCTGCGACGGACGCTGTCCACCCAACTGCTGGGCGCCGCCGACGGCGACCAGCAGAGAGCACGACCCGAAGCGAGGAAGCGATGA